Proteins co-encoded in one Gopherus evgoodei ecotype Sinaloan lineage chromosome 4, rGopEvg1_v1.p, whole genome shotgun sequence genomic window:
- the SLC39A9 gene encoding zinc transporter ZIP9 isoform X1, with product MDDFISISLLSLAMLVGCYVAGIIPLAVNFSEERLKLVTVLGAGLLCGTALAVIVPEGVHALYEDILEGKHHQASETQNVIESEKVAEITAEHEHGHDHSKLHAYIGVSLVLGFVFMLLVDQIGSSHVHSTDDPEAARSGNSKITTTLGLVVHAAADGVALGAAASTSQTSVQLIVFVAIMLHKAPAAFGLVSFLMHAGLERNRIRKHLLVFALAAPVLSMVTYLGLSKSSKEALSEVNATGVAMLFSAGTFLYVATVHVLPEVGGMGHSHKPESTGGKGLSRLEVAALVLGCLIPLVLSIGHQH from the exons ATGGATGATTTCATCTCCATCAGTCTCCTGTCTCTGGCTATGCTGGTTGGCTGTTATGTGGCGGGGATTATCCCCTTGGCAGTTAATTTTTCAGAG GAAAGGTTAAAGCTGGTGACAGTTCTGGGTGCTGGGCTCCTCTGCGGAACTGCCTTGGCGGTAATTGTGCCTGAAGGAGTACATGCACTTTATGAAGACATTTTGGAGG GGAAGCACCATCAGGCCAGTGAGACGCAAAATGTGATTGAATCTGAGAAAGTAGCAGAAATAACAGCCGAGCATGAGCATGGCCACGACCATTCAAAATTACACGCATACATTGGCGTTTCCCTTGTCCTTGGTTTTGTCTTCATGCTTTTGGTGGACCAGATAGGCAGCTCCCACGTGCACTCTACAGATG ATCCAGAAGCGGCAAGGTCAGGCAATTCCAAAATCACTACTACACTGGGACTAGTGGTCCATGCTGCAG CTGATGGTGTTGCATTGGGTGCCGCAGCTTCTACTTCTCAGACCAGTGTCCAGTTAATAGTGTTTGTTGCAATTATGTTACACAAG GCACCAGCTGCCTTTGGCCTGGTTTCCTTTCTAATGCATGCTGGGCTGGAACGGAATCGAATCAGAAAGCACCTGCTGGTCTTTGCATTGGCAGCACCTGTTTTGTCAATGGTGACATACTTAGGGCTAAGCAAG AGCAGCAAAGAAGCCCTTTCAGAAGTCAACGCCACTGGAGTTGCCATGCTTTTCTCTGCTGGGACTTTCCTTTATGTTGCCACAGTGCATGTCCTCCCAGAGGTAGGAGGAATGGGGCATAGCCACAAACCTGAATCAACAGGTGGGAAAGGACTCAGCCGCCTGGAGGTGGCAGCCCTGGTCCTTGGCTGCCTTATTCCTCTAGTTTTGTCCATCGGGCACCAGCACTAA
- the SLC39A9 gene encoding zinc transporter ZIP9 isoform X2, translated as MLLVDQIGSSHVHSTDDPEAARSGNSKITTTLGLVVHAAADGVALGAAASTSQTSVQLIVFVAIMLHKAPAAFGLVSFLMHAGLERNRIRKHLLVFALAAPVLSMVTYLGLSKSSKEALSEVNATGVAMLFSAGTFLYVATVHVLPEVGGMGHSHKPESTGGKGLSRLEVAALVLGCLIPLVLSIGHQH; from the exons ATGCTTTTGGTGGACCAGATAGGCAGCTCCCACGTGCACTCTACAGATG ATCCAGAAGCGGCAAGGTCAGGCAATTCCAAAATCACTACTACACTGGGACTAGTGGTCCATGCTGCAG CTGATGGTGTTGCATTGGGTGCCGCAGCTTCTACTTCTCAGACCAGTGTCCAGTTAATAGTGTTTGTTGCAATTATGTTACACAAG GCACCAGCTGCCTTTGGCCTGGTTTCCTTTCTAATGCATGCTGGGCTGGAACGGAATCGAATCAGAAAGCACCTGCTGGTCTTTGCATTGGCAGCACCTGTTTTGTCAATGGTGACATACTTAGGGCTAAGCAAG AGCAGCAAAGAAGCCCTTTCAGAAGTCAACGCCACTGGAGTTGCCATGCTTTTCTCTGCTGGGACTTTCCTTTATGTTGCCACAGTGCATGTCCTCCCAGAGGTAGGAGGAATGGGGCATAGCCACAAACCTGAATCAACAGGTGGGAAAGGACTCAGCCGCCTGGAGGTGGCAGCCCTGGTCCTTGGCTGCCTTATTCCTCTAGTTTTGTCCATCGGGCACCAGCACTAA
- the ERH gene encoding enhancer of rudimentary homolog produces the protein MSHTILLVQPTKRPEGRTYADYESVNECMEGVCKMYEEHLKRMNPNSPSITYDISQLFDFIDDLADLSCLVYRADTQTYQPYNKDWIKEKIYVLLRRQAQQASK, from the exons ATG TCTCACACAATTTTGCTTGTTCAGCCTACCAAGAGGCCAGAAGGGAGAACATATGCCGACTATGAGTCGGTGAATGAGTGCATGGAAG GAGTTTGTAAAATGTATGAAGAACATCTGAAGAGAATGAATCCCAACAGCCCATCCATTACATATGACATCAGCCAGTTGTTTGATTTTATTGATGACCTGGCAGACCTTAGCTGTCTTGT tTACCGTGCTGACACTCAGACATACCAACCCTACAATAAAGACTGGATAAAGGAGAAGATCTACGTCCTCCTccgcaggcaggctcagcaagcaAGCAAATAA